A stretch of the Candidatus Jettenia sp. AMX2 genome encodes the following:
- a CDS encoding tetratricopeptide repeat protein, translating to MNESIFNLLRILDKYKIFISIGAGITIAAIAGFFSYRTINERKTEAAWQSLWRVNNDLTTAIERMGKEGKEREAALSTAADAYQYIIDTASSTSAAPWALFQRGIVYYNLKNYDDAIRSYNDFLNKYGSHPIAPLVRQSLGYAYEEKGLLPEAIQQFERVAGYNNFLAAQARLDSGRCYENLGQTSDAIRSYTKIGELFPASNWAVMAQDRLSVIR from the coding sequence ATGAACGAATCTATTTTTAATCTCTTAAGAATACTGGATAAATACAAGATCTTTATAAGCATAGGCGCTGGCATTACTATTGCCGCTATTGCCGGCTTTTTTTCCTACAGGACGATAAATGAAAGAAAGACGGAAGCTGCATGGCAAAGTCTGTGGAGAGTAAATAACGATTTAACTACAGCAATAGAACGCATGGGAAAAGAAGGGAAAGAGAGAGAAGCTGCACTATCCACCGCAGCAGATGCTTACCAATACATAATAGATACTGCGTCTTCTACAAGCGCTGCACCGTGGGCGTTGTTCCAGAGGGGAATCGTTTATTATAACTTAAAAAACTATGATGATGCTATTCGGTCCTACAACGATTTTCTGAATAAATACGGCAGTCATCCCATAGCTCCTCTTGTAAGACAATCACTTGGGTATGCTTATGAGGAAAAAGGGCTTTTACCGGAAGCAATTCAACAGTTTGAGCGAGTTGCAGGTTACAATAATTTTCTTGCCGCCCAGGCACGGTTGGATTCGGGACGCTGCTACGAAAACCTCGGACAGACAAGCGATGCGATTCGTTCTTATACAAAGATAGGAGAACTCTTCCCCGCAAGTAATTGGGCTGTGATGGCGCAAGACCGTTTATCTGTTATCCGGTAA
- a CDS encoding DUF2283 domain-containing protein has translation MDKTKMTYFKDEDILHIVISEEKEADSVELSPNITAELNESGELIGIEILEASSFLRDSILESTQAKILKLKKTV, from the coding sequence ATGGATAAAACAAAAATGACATATTTTAAAGATGAAGACATTCTGCATATAGTTATTTCTGAGGAAAAAGAAGCAGATAGCGTTGAGTTAAGCCCAAACATTACGGCCGAGTTGAACGAAAGCGGTGAATTAATTGGCATAGAAATATTAGAAGCAAGTTCTTTTCTTCGCGACTCAATACTGGAATCAACACAAGCCAAAATACTTAAATTAAAAAAAACCGTATAA
- a CDS encoding nucleotidyltransferase domain-containing protein, whose product MIDLVKLKSEIELVYKQFPLKRLVIFGFALTQDFGLENDVDVLVVFNSDENIDLFDKYFELKEQPETTFEREVDLVIDKPFRNPVFRESV is encoded by the coding sequence ATGATTGATTTAGTAAAATTAAAATCGGAAATCGAGCTTGTCTATAAACAATTCCCTCTTAAACGGCTTGTGATTTTTGGGTTCGCTTTAACTCAGGATTTTGGGTTGGAAAACGATGTGGACGTGTTGGTTGTTTTTAATTCCGATGAAAACATCGATTTGTTTGATAAATACTTTGAATTGAAAGAGCAACCCGAAACAACTTTTGAACGTGAAGTAGACCTTGTCATAGACAAACCTTTTAGAAATCCGGTTTTCAGAGAATCGGTATAA
- a CDS encoding transposase, protein MEFEGAFYHITSRGNLRDRIFFDDKDREKFLDILRRTKERYGYLLHAYALMENHYHLFLETPKANISQIMQNINTSYTVYINKRHKRFGHLFQGRFKGIIVDKETYLIVLSRYIHLNPVRARMVESPEDYRWTSYREYIGACKGKESMVDIAETLSYFSKTKYAAMKAYKEFVLEGIGERNNPMDDMVAGVLLGSEMFVAQIRRMLQRRKPDEEIPQLKKLQEIIPVEKVIKGCCKYYGKKEEELRKGKGKRERQAAIYVSKIMSNAKNTEIGRYFGIQGSTVSEALKRVETRIKREGKFRKEIEVLKKQFVNE, encoded by the coding sequence TTGGAATTTGAAGGTGCTTTTTATCATATTACATCAAGGGGCAATCTGAGAGACAGAATATTCTTTGATGATAAAGACAGGGAAAAGTTTTTGGATATCTTAAGAAGAACAAAGGAGAGATATGGATACCTCCTCCATGCATATGCCTTGATGGAAAATCACTACCACCTTTTTCTTGAAACACCAAAGGCAAATATCTCTCAGATCATGCAAAATATTAACACAAGTTATACAGTTTATATAAATAAAAGGCATAAGAGATTTGGTCATCTCTTTCAAGGGAGATTTAAGGGAATAATTGTGGACAAGGAAACATATTTAATTGTCCTATCCAGATACATTCACTTAAATCCGGTACGAGCCAGGATGGTGGAAAGCCCTGAGGATTATAGATGGACAAGCTACAGGGAATACATAGGCGCTTGTAAGGGAAAAGAATCAATGGTAGATATCGCAGAAACTCTTTCATACTTTTCAAAGACAAAATATGCTGCAATGAAGGCATACAAAGAGTTTGTCTTGGAAGGTATAGGGGAAAGAAATAATCCCATGGACGATATGGTAGCTGGAGTTCTCCTCGGTAGTGAAATGTTCGTAGCACAAATAAGGAGGATGTTACAGAGACGAAAACCCGATGAAGAGATTCCTCAGTTGAAAAAACTCCAGGAAATAATTCCTGTAGAGAAAGTTATCAAAGGTTGTTGTAAGTATTACGGCAAAAAGGAAGAGGAGTTGAGAAAAGGGAAGGGAAAAAGGGAAAGACAAGCAGCGATATATGTATCAAAAATCATGAGTAATGCGAAGAATACAGAAATTGGGAGGTATTTTGGTATACAGGGGTCAACAGTAAGTGAAGCTCTTAAGAGAGTGGAGACCAGGATAAAAAGAGAAGGTAAATTCAGGAAAGAAATCGAAGTATTAAAAAAACAATTTGTTAATGAATAA
- a CDS encoding DUF4926 domain-containing protein has protein sequence MKEKIKLLDVVALTVDLPEYNLWRGQVGTVVEILANGQAYEVEFSDREGRTYESVGLRPEQIMLLHYEPIENPSAV, from the coding sequence ATGAAAGAGAAAATCAAGTTGCTGGATGTTGTAGCACTTACTGTTGACTTACCTGAATACAATTTATGGCGCGGGCAAGTAGGCACTGTGGTGGAAATTTTAGCCAACGGGCAAGCATATGAAGTGGAATTCTCTGACCGTGAAGGACGTACTTATGAGTCTGTGGGATTACGTCCAGAGCAAATTATGTTATTGCACTACGAACCGATTGAAAATCCTTCTGCCGTATGA
- a CDS encoding ISAs1 family transposase, translating to MARQKPTLTVFFSRLEDPRVPGRTAHRLLDILVITICAVLSGAESWVDVEMYGKEKREFLRKYLRLPHGIPSHDTFGRVFSLIHPEKIQKCFIEWVQSVMNHSKGEIIAIDGKTARRSFDNKKGTSALHMISAWATANGVVLGQRKCDEKSNEITAIPELLRLLDIHGCIVTTDAMGCQKEIAKQITEQGGDYVFCVKGNQGNTHKDIKELFAKAQQKKFKGYKHSYYETREQGHGREEVRRYWTLEEKGHGVKPSLFINKLFF from the coding sequence ATGGCAAGACAGAAACCAACCCTTACGGTATTTTTTTCCAGGCTAGAAGATCCCAGAGTCCCCGGCAGAACAGCACATAGACTTTTAGACATACTTGTTATAACAATCTGCGCAGTCCTCAGTGGTGCAGAGAGTTGGGTAGATGTAGAAATGTATGGGAAAGAGAAAAGAGAGTTTCTCCGCAAATATCTTCGCTTACCCCATGGCATACCAAGTCATGATACCTTTGGACGGGTATTTTCACTCATACACCCGGAAAAGATACAAAAGTGTTTTATCGAATGGGTACAATCAGTAATGAACCATTCAAAGGGAGAAATAATTGCGATCGATGGTAAGACAGCCCGCAGATCATTTGACAACAAGAAAGGAACAAGTGCACTGCACATGATCAGTGCATGGGCAACGGCAAATGGAGTGGTATTAGGTCAGCGCAAATGCGATGAGAAGTCAAATGAGATTACAGCAATACCGGAGTTATTGCGTTTGTTGGATATCCATGGATGTATTGTTACAACGGATGCTATGGGATGCCAAAAGGAGATTGCCAAGCAGATAACAGAGCAGGGAGGAGATTATGTATTTTGTGTAAAAGGGAATCAGGGCAACACGCACAAAGATATAAAAGAACTCTTTGCCAAGGCGCAGCAGAAGAAATTCAAGGGATATAAGCACAGCTATTATGAGACAAGGGAACAGGGACACGGCAGAGAAGAGGTCAGGAGATACTGGACACTTGAAGAAAAAGGTCATGGGGTCAAACCTTCATTATTCATTAACAAATTGTTTTTTTAA
- a CDS encoding RluA family pseudouridine synthase has protein sequence MSMDVLQEDKKIKEYTFDIKKTFDDRRIDRYLASRLPDYSRTFIQKVIKEGAVLVNGRAVKSSYDIQKGDSISIRLPVLEESKIIPEDIPLNIVYEDDYLMLINKPYDMVVHPAGGHPSGTLVNALTFYCQNLSQINGPLKAGIVHRLDRDTSGIMLSIKSDIVHSHIAMQFEKRYIRKEYIAVVEGEVRLDSDEINLPIGRHKTDSQKMAVRRDVGKEAISVYEVLERFHGYTMVKVMPKTGRTHQIRVHMRAIGHPVVADFLYSNSDACYLSDLLLKEKEPEEVPIIERQALHAYKIEFFHPVEKRSMEFQADLPPDISRLVKTLREVRHYNR, from the coding sequence ATGAGTATGGATGTACTGCAGGAAGATAAAAAAATAAAAGAATATACTTTTGATATAAAAAAGACGTTTGATGACCGGAGAATTGACAGATACCTTGCCTCACGTCTTCCGGATTACTCAAGGACCTTTATTCAGAAAGTAATTAAGGAAGGGGCCGTCCTGGTGAACGGACGTGCAGTTAAGAGTAGTTACGATATTCAAAAGGGGGATAGTATTTCTATTCGTTTGCCTGTCTTAGAGGAAAGCAAGATTATTCCTGAGGATATCCCCTTGAATATTGTATACGAAGATGATTATTTGATGCTTATCAACAAGCCGTATGATATGGTTGTTCATCCTGCCGGAGGACACCCCTCCGGAACGCTGGTAAATGCTTTGACCTTCTATTGTCAGAATCTTTCTCAAATTAACGGGCCGCTAAAAGCAGGTATTGTACACCGGCTGGACAGGGATACCAGCGGAATTATGTTATCAATCAAAAGCGATATTGTTCACTCACATATTGCCATGCAATTTGAAAAAAGATATATTAGAAAGGAATACATTGCAGTGGTAGAGGGTGAGGTCCGGCTGGATTCTGATGAGATTAATTTACCCATAGGAAGACACAAGACCGACTCACAAAAAATGGCAGTAAGACGTGACGTTGGTAAGGAGGCAATATCTGTTTATGAGGTATTAGAGCGCTTTCATGGTTATACGATGGTAAAGGTTATGCCAAAAACAGGAAGAACCCACCAGATCCGTGTACATATGCGTGCAATAGGACACCCTGTCGTGGCAGATTTTCTGTATAGTAATAGCGATGCCTGCTACCTTTCCGACCTTTTATTGAAAGAAAAAGAGCCAGAAGAGGTTCCCATTATAGAAAGACAGGCGCTTCATGCATATAAGATCGAGTTCTTCCATCCTGTAGAGAAGAGAAGTATGGAATTTCAGGCAGACCTCCCGCCGGATATATCCCGCCTTGTAAAGACCTTAAGGGAAGTAAGACATTATAACAGGTAA
- a CDS encoding IS1380 family transposase, with protein MSKKSEQKYNKILSRRKQKIERRLGRKQWEKQDRPMFRARNIHYEIAERNQAINCGGIGAIHQMVLKCGLVKEIDEKLELLKMHMPYHESDHVLNIAYNVLSGNIRLEDIELNRQDEGYLNAVGAQRIPDPTTAGDFTRRFRREDILKLMECINTGRLRVWKEARKEILEEALVDIDGTIAKTYGGCKEGMDISYKGIWGYAPLIISLWNTKEVLYLVNRPGNKPSHDGCVEWVDRAIGLVKPYARRICVRGDTDFSLTENFDRWSREVDFVFGMDAHKVLVRHAEELPGKAWRVLSRKPKYRVKTKERSKPEKVKERIVKEREYKDIRLASEHVSEFEYRPMKCKQSYRVIVLMKNLSVEKGEKVLLDDIRYFFYITTRRDMTAEELVELANGRCDQENVVEQLKNGVNAMKMPVRDLESNWAYMVMAALAWNLKSWFGLLMPNAVRGMQVQKMEFRRFLNTLILLPCQILKTGRKIVYRILRYNDWLKDFFATWERIRRLKMCMRE; from the coding sequence ATGAGCAAAAAATCAGAACAGAAGTATAACAAAATACTCAGCAGAAGGAAACAAAAAATCGAAAGGCGACTGGGGCGGAAGCAGTGGGAAAAGCAAGACCGACCGATGTTCAGAGCGAGGAACATTCATTACGAGATAGCAGAAAGGAACCAGGCAATAAACTGTGGAGGGATAGGAGCAATCCATCAGATGGTGCTAAAATGCGGGTTAGTAAAAGAGATTGACGAGAAACTTGAATTGTTGAAGATGCACATGCCCTACCATGAATCAGATCATGTATTGAACATAGCGTATAATGTTCTTTCAGGGAATATACGATTAGAGGATATAGAGCTGAATCGTCAGGATGAGGGGTATCTGAACGCAGTGGGAGCGCAGAGGATACCAGACCCGACGACAGCCGGAGATTTTACCCGGCGGTTCAGGAGAGAAGATATTCTAAAGCTGATGGAGTGCATCAATACAGGTCGGCTTCGTGTATGGAAAGAAGCGAGAAAGGAGATCCTTGAAGAAGCGCTGGTTGATATAGACGGTACGATAGCGAAGACATATGGTGGATGTAAAGAGGGGATGGACATATCGTACAAAGGGATATGGGGATATGCACCGTTAATCATATCGTTGTGGAATACGAAAGAGGTGTTGTATCTGGTAAATAGACCTGGTAACAAGCCGAGCCATGATGGGTGTGTGGAGTGGGTAGACCGTGCGATAGGATTGGTGAAGCCGTATGCCAGGCGGATATGTGTGAGAGGAGACACGGACTTTTCGCTGACGGAGAATTTTGATCGGTGGTCACGGGAGGTAGACTTTGTTTTTGGGATGGATGCACATAAGGTTCTGGTAAGACATGCAGAGGAGTTACCGGGGAAAGCATGGAGGGTGTTAAGCCGTAAACCGAAATATAGGGTAAAGACCAAGGAGAGAAGCAAGCCGGAAAAGGTAAAAGAGCGGATCGTGAAGGAACGAGAATATAAGGATATTCGTTTGGCGAGTGAGCATGTGTCGGAGTTTGAGTATCGGCCAATGAAGTGTAAACAGAGCTATCGGGTAATTGTGCTGATGAAAAACCTGAGTGTAGAAAAGGGCGAGAAGGTGTTGCTTGATGATATACGATACTTTTTTTACATTACTACCCGGCGGGATATGACGGCAGAGGAATTGGTGGAGTTGGCAAACGGGCGCTGTGATCAGGAGAATGTGGTAGAGCAGTTGAAGAACGGTGTAAATGCGATGAAGATGCCGGTAAGGGATTTGGAGAGCAACTGGGCGTATATGGTCATGGCAGCGCTGGCGTGGAATTTAAAGTCATGGTTTGGGTTGTTGATGCCCAACGCGGTGAGGGGAATGCAGGTACAGAAGATGGAATTTCGACGGTTTCTGAATACCCTGATTTTACTTCCCTGTCAAATCCTGAAAACGGGGAGGAAGATCGTATACCGAATCCTTAGATATAATGACTGGCTGAAGGATTTCTTTGCCACGTGGGAGCGGATCCGTAGGCTGAAGATGTGCATGAGAGAATAA
- a CDS encoding histidinol phosphate phosphatase domain-containing protein, with amino-acid sequence MPDINGSERSEETDSYCWFKMIDFHTHTLFSDGVLLPAELARRCEAKGFRGLVITDHVDYSNIDIVIPNVLKACREITSVSKIKVHGGAELTHLRPEHIKSMVQRARELGAFLVIVHGETITEPVLPGTNRAAIEAGADILAHPGLITEEDARFAKSRNVRLEISGRKGHSYANGHVVKMAKKTGAKLLFGSDSHTPDDLLDRCRAMKIARGAGLEENDVLEMFKDAEILIGL; translated from the coding sequence TTGCCAGATATTAATGGTTCAGAACGAAGCGAAGAAACTGATTCATATTGCTGGTTCAAAATGATCGATTTTCATACCCATACATTATTCTCCGATGGCGTGCTTTTACCCGCAGAGTTAGCCCGGCGCTGTGAGGCAAAGGGATTTCGCGGGCTGGTGATAACGGACCACGTTGATTATTCAAATATAGACATAGTAATACCTAATGTGTTAAAAGCTTGCAGGGAGATCACTTCTGTCTCAAAAATCAAGGTACACGGAGGCGCAGAGTTGACGCATCTCCGGCCGGAGCATATAAAATCAATGGTGCAACGGGCGAGGGAGCTAGGGGCTTTTCTTGTGATAGTGCACGGGGAGACTATTACTGAGCCGGTATTGCCAGGAACAAACCGGGCAGCCATTGAGGCCGGTGCAGATATTTTAGCGCATCCCGGCCTTATCACAGAGGAGGACGCAAGATTTGCAAAGAGCAGAAATGTCAGACTTGAAATCTCAGGCAGGAAAGGGCACTCCTATGCAAACGGGCATGTAGTTAAAATGGCAAAAAAAACCGGGGCCAAACTGCTTTTTGGTTCCGATTCTCATACACCGGATGATTTGCTGGACCGCTGCCGCGCCATGAAAATTGCCCGGGGAGCAGGTCTGGAAGAGAATGATGTTTTGGAAATGTTTAAAGATGCGGAAATTTTAATTGGCCTGTAA
- a CDS encoding DUF2283 domain-containing protein has protein sequence MELTAYSRSFASLYIDLSEKTSVESTEISEGIVLDYDDVGKLAGIDIDNASSKVKLEELIIDRLPSESKKLWHNIRHTAQQRLIPLNQIKSQKGICTQMKKLKSFDVTSEPGISGHGYFIAWLESVLGRMSYKQKPCPKMHLKLSMVSFEF, from the coding sequence TTGGAGCTGACGGCTTACAGCCGTAGTTTCGCATCTCTTTATATTGACCTTTCAGAAAAAACAAGTGTTGAAAGCACGGAAATTTCAGAAGGAATAGTCCTTGATTACGATGATGTGGGAAAATTAGCAGGCATTGATATAGATAATGCCAGCAGTAAAGTAAAATTGGAGGAACTTATTATAGATAGATTGCCATCTGAAAGCAAAAAATTATGGCATAACATCCGGCACACCGCTCAGCAGCGCCTTATACCGCTTAATCAAATAAAAAGTCAAAAAGGAATATGTACACAGATGAAGAAATTGAAAAGTTTCGACGTCACGAGCGAACCGGGTATCTCTGGGCACGGATATTTTATTGCCTGGCTTGAAAGTGTCCTTGGGAGAATGTCCTATAAGCAGAAACCTTGCCCAAAGATGCATCTAAAATTAAGTATGGTGTCCTTTGAATTTTAA
- a CDS encoding twin-arginine translocase TatA/TatE family subunit — protein sequence MFSMPGGWEWIIILIVALLIFGKRLPEVMKSLGKGIVEFKKGIKGVEDEVENASNQPSIKLDAEKETTKQESK from the coding sequence ATGTTTAGTATGCCAGGTGGTTGGGAGTGGATTATTATTTTGATTGTAGCTCTTCTTATCTTCGGAAAAAGGCTACCGGAGGTAATGAAGTCGTTAGGCAAGGGGATTGTTGAATTTAAAAAGGGTATTAAGGGTGTTGAGGATGAGGTTGAAAATGCAAGCAATCAACCTTCCATAAAGTTAGACGCTGAAAAAGAGACGACAAAGCAGGAGAGTAAGTAA